From one Lolium rigidum isolate FL_2022 chromosome 4, APGP_CSIRO_Lrig_0.1, whole genome shotgun sequence genomic stretch:
- the LOC124650569 gene encoding histone H2B.1-like codes for MAPKAEKKPAAKKPVEEEPAAEPAAKAPATKKPKAGKSLPAGKTASKEGGDKKGKKKAKKSVETYKIYIFKVLKQVHPDIGISSKAMSIMNSFINDIFEKLAGEAAKLARYNKKPTITSREIQTSVRLVLPGELAKHAVSEGTKAVTKFTSS; via the coding sequence ATGGCCCCCAAGGCGGAGAAGAAGCCGGCGGCCAAGAAGCCCGtagaggaggagccggcggcggAGCCGGCCGCGAAGGCCCCTGCCACGAAGAAGCCCAAGGCCGGGAAGAGCCTTCCGGCGGGGAAAACCGCCTCCAAGGAGGGCGGCgacaagaagggcaagaagaaggccaagaagAGCGTGGAGACCTACAAGATCTACATCTTCAAGGTGCTCAAGCAGGTCCACCCCGACATCGGCATCTCCTCCAAGGCCATGTCCATCATGAACTCCTTcatcaacgacatcttcgagaaacttgcCGGCGAGGCCGCCAAGCTCGCCCGCTACAACAAGAAGCCCACCATCACCTCCCGGGAGATCCAGACCTCCGTCCGCCTCGTCCTCCCCGGCGAGCTCGCAAAGCACGCCGTCTCTGAGGGCACCAAGGCCGTCACCAAGTTCACCTCATCTTAG
- the LOC124650568 gene encoding histone H2B.1-like: MAPKAEKKPAAKKPVEEEPAAEPAAKAPATKKPKAGKSLPAGKTASKEGGDKKGKKKAKKSVETYKIYIFKVLKQVHPDIGISSKAMSIMNSFINDIFEKLAGEAAKLARYNKKPTITSREIQTSVRLVLPGELAKHAVSEGTKAVTKFTSS; this comes from the coding sequence ATGGCCCCCAAGGCGGAGAAGAAGCCGGCGGCCAAGAAGCCCgtcgaggaggagccggcggcggAGCCGGCCGCGAAGGCCCCTGCCACGAAGAAGCCCAAGGCCGGGAAGAGCCTTCCGGCGGGGAAAACCGCCTCCAAGGAGGGCGGCgacaagaagggcaagaagaaggccaagaagAGCGTGGAGACCTACAAGATCTACATCTTCAAGGTGCTCAAGCAGGTCCACCCCGACATCGGCATCTCCTCCAAGGCCATGTCCATCATGAACTCCTTcatcaacgacatcttcgagaaacttgcCGGCGAGGCCGCCAAGCTCGCCCGCTACAACAAGAAGCCCACCATCACCTCCCGGGAGATCCAGACCTCCGTCCGCCTCGTCCTCCCCGGCGAGCTCGCCAAGCACGCCGTCTCTGAGGGCACCAAGGCTGTCACCAAGTTCACGTCCTCTTAG
- the LOC124648770 gene encoding uncharacterized protein LOC124648770: MHVRVCAREEERKEKRRNTVQLAGAWRGISISSITCLHIRYVLVSAVARLASSLEGYVLLVNRNTEQSVWYNVHTQALQIYPKESHAGVHDFLEFHTLPADREDQKPSRVVCVHNDRVAVFSSHAMEWRVFPEPGSPLLEGDRYTISIVVNGFVCWLYQDCILALNTSTFQFSLVYLPPPPLGWSDSNSNFNIGQTKDGDLCMVHVQECKLFVWLWTADTDGVQRFMLHKTFPLHTSVKEITKRSTEDIADVGLQLIIVIDGFVYLSVVHGGDPQSCWFLSVCLETAEVNFLFKTTSCSYCFDPYIMAWPPSLIHSKDSETEVTGESVGDNGRVGKEEASPVLFTALRSFKEALIDDDNVKFAEMNAFLLDDEINSLQTKITTLEAGLAAARHCILRIGAHSEIYKKRKKRQSWWQMCKGMLWRACFRFLDG; this comes from the exons ATGCACGTGCGCGTGTGCGCGCGAGaggaggaaagaaaagaaaaacgacGGAACACGGTACAGCTGGCTGGCGCCTGGCGCGGCATCTCCATCTCATCGATCACATGCCTGCACATACGGTACGTCCTCGTTTCGGCCGTCGCGCGCCTCGCTTCTTCGCTGGAAG GGTACGTCCTCTTGGTCAACCGGAACACCGAGCAGAGTGTCTGGTACAACGTCCACACGCAGGCCCTGCAAATCTACCCCAAGGAGTCCCACGCCGGCGTCCATGACTTTCTTGAGTTCCACACGCTCCCTGCCGACCGAGAGGACCAGAAGCCATCACGTGTCGTCTGCGTCCATAACGACCGCGTGGCCGTCTTCTCGTCTCACGCCATGGAATGGCGGGTCTTCCCGGAGCCCGGGTCGCCGCTGCTTGAGGGCGACAGGTACACGATTAGTATTGTTGTCAATGGTTTCGTCTGTTGGCTGTATCAAGACTGCATTCTTGCGCTCAACACTTCTACCTTTCAGTTCTCCCTAGTgtatctgccgccgccgcccttggGATGGTCAGATTCCAACTCAAATTTcaatattggtcagaccaaggATGGGGATCTCTGTATGGTACATGTACAGGAATGCAAGCTTTTTGTTTGGCTCTGGACAGCCGACACTGACGGTGTCCAGAGATTTATGCTGCACAAGACGTTTCCGTTGCACACAAGTGTTAAGGAGATCACCAAGCGTTCAACGGAGGATATTGCTGATGTTGGATTGCAGCTTATAATAGTTATCGATGGCTTTGTGTACCTATCTGTTGTCCACGGCGGAGATCCGCAATCTTGCTGGTTTCTCTCCGTCTGCCTCGAAACAGCAGAGGTGAACTTCCTCTTTAAGACAACATCTTGTTCTTACTGTTTCGATCCGTACATCATGGCCTGGCCTCCTTCTTTGATACACAGCAAG GATTCAGAAACTGAAGTTACTGGCGAAAGTGTTGGTGATAATGGTCGTGTGGGTAAAGAAGAGGCATCTCCTGTCCTTTTCACAGCACTGCGATCATTCAAAGAAGCTTTGATTGATGATGACAACGTAAAATTCGCGGAGATGAATGCCTTCTTACTTGACGATGAGATTAACTCTCTTCAGACAAAAATCACTACTTTAGAAGCAGGATTAGCAGCTGCGAGACACTGTATCTTGAGAATAGGTGCTCACTCTGAGATCTACAAGAAACGGAAGAAAAGACAGAGTTGGTGGCAAATGTGCAAGGGGATGTTGTGGAGAGCTTGTTTCCGTTTTTTAGACGGTTGA